Proteins encoded within one genomic window of Felis catus isolate Fca126 chromosome C1, F.catus_Fca126_mat1.0, whole genome shotgun sequence:
- the LOC101087594 gene encoding cornifin-A: MSSHQQKQPCTPPPQPQQQQVKQPCQPPPQESCVPKTNEPCHPKAPEPCHPKAPEPCHPKAPESCHPKVPEPCPSTVTPAPAQQKTKQK, encoded by the coding sequence ATGAGTTCTCATCAGCAGAAGCAGCcttgcacccctccccctcagcctcaGCAGCAGCAGGTGAAACAGCCCTGCCAGCCACCACCCCAGGAATCATGTGTCCCCAAAACCAATGAGCCATGCCACCCCAAGGCTCCAGAGCCCTGCCACCCCAAGGCTCCAGAGCCTTGCCATCCCAAAGCACCAGAATCCTGCCACCCCAAGGTTCCTGAGCCATGTCCCTCAACAGTCACTCCAGCACCAGCTCAGCAGAAGACCAAGCAGAAGTAA